One Saccharomyces mikatae IFO 1815 strain IFO1815 genome assembly, chromosome: 16 genomic region harbors:
- the NAT3 gene encoding peptide alpha-N-acetyltransferase complex B subunit NAT3 (similar to Saccharomyces cerevisiae NAT3 (YPR131C); ancestral locus Anc_3.465), whose product MTTLQPFEPIDLFKANNVNLDILTENFPLEFYFEYMIIWPDLFFKSLEMTVDPECKHNISGYMMAKTEGKTTEWHTHITAVTVAPRFRRISLASKLCNTLETMTDVMPHEVNFIDLFVKCNNQLAIKLYEKLGYSVFRRVVGYYNSSKDGYPDTLKKVDDNKDAFDMRKAMARDKNRSVRPDGRNHKCYPHDVRF is encoded by the coding sequence ATGACAACACTTCAACCTTTTGAGCCTATTGATTTGTTCAAAGCAAATAATGTTAACCTTGATATATTAACAGAGAACTTCCCACTCGAGTTTTATTTTGagtatatgataatatggCCAgacctttttttcaagagcTTGGAAATGACTGTTGATCCTGAATGCAAACATAATATCTCGGGCTATATGATGGCAAAAACAGAAGGTAAAACGACAGAGTGGCACACTCATATAACTGCAGTGACAGTGGCTCCAAGATTTCGTCGAATATCGCTAGCTTCGAAGCTATGTAACACTTTGGAGACCATGACGGATGTCATGCCCCATGAAGTCAACTTTATCGATCTTTTTGTCAAATGTAATAACCAACTTGCCATAAAGCTTTACGAAAAACTAGGATATAGTGTTTTTAGAAGAGTAGTAGGATATTATAATTCAAGCAAAGATGGGTATCCAGACACGCTGAAGAAAGTAGATGACAATAAAGATGCCTTTGATATGAGAAAGGCCATGGCCAGAGACAAGAACAGAAGTGTACGGCCGGACGGAAGGAATCATAAATGCTATCCTCATGATGTAAGATTTTAA
- the RPS23B gene encoding 40S ribosomal protein uS12 (similar to Saccharomyces cerevisiae RPS23A (YGR118W) and RPS23B (YPR132W); ancestral locus Anc_3.467): protein MGKGKPRGLNSARKLRVHRRNNRWAENNYKKRLLGTAFKSSPFGGSSHAKGIVLEKLGIESKQPNSAIRKCVRVQLIKNGKKVTAFVPNDGCLNFVDENDEVLLAGFGRKGKAKGDIPGVRFKVVKVSGVSLLALWKEKKEKPRS, encoded by the exons atggGTAAAGGTAAGCCAAGAGGTTTGAATTCCGCTAGAAAGTTGCGTGTCCACAGAAGAAACAA CCGTTGGGCCGAAAACAACTATAAGAAGAGATTATTGGGTACTGCCTTCAAATCTTCTCCATTCGGTGGTTCTTCCCACGCTAAGGGTATtgttttggaaaaattggGTATTGAATCCAAGCAACCTAACTCTGCCATCAGAAAGTGTGTTAGAGTTCAATTAATCAAGAACGGTAAGAAGGTTACTGCTTTCGTTCCAAACGATGGTTGTTTGAACTTTGTCGACGAAAATGACGAAGTCTTGCTAGCCGGTTTCGGTAGAAAGGGTAAGGCTAAGGGTGATATTCCAGGTGTTAGATTCAAGGTCGTTAAGGTCTCTGGTGTCTCCTTGTTGGCTTtgtggaaagaaaagaaggaaaagccAAGATCTTAA
- the SPN1 gene encoding transcription factor SPN1 (similar to Saccharomyces cerevisiae SPN1 (YPR133C); ancestral locus Anc_3.468): MSAADQVQPKVVEATPEDGSASLQEPTMDEKNENQNENQVAESQEIPENYLNDTKGINDESKEEDGGIDENSGVEAAERKRKHISTDLSDEDLEKETHNDEIPQPMAENMISKGRDSSTTPTSRQELEEKLDRILKKPKVRRTRRDEDDLEQYLDEKILRLKDEMNIAAQLDIDTLNKRIETGDTSLIAMQKVKLLPKVVSVLSKANLADTILDNNLLQSVRIWLEPLPDGSLPSFEIQKSLFAALNDLPVKTEHLKESGLGRVVIFYTKSKRVEAQLARLAEKLIAEWTRPIIGASDNYRDKRIMQLEFDSEKLRKKSVMDSAKNRKKKKSKSGEDPASRGSSVQTLYEQAAARRNRAAAPAQTTTDYKYAPVSNLSAAPTSARAVGVGSTLNNSEMYKRLTSRLNKKHK, translated from the coding sequence ATGAGTGCCGCCGACCAAGTACAACCCAAAGTCGTGGAAGCGACACCTGAAGATGGATCGGCTTCCTTACAGGAGCCAACTATGGACGAGAAGAACgaaaatcaaaatgaaaatcaagTTGCTGAATCTCAGGAAATTCCAGAAAATTACCTTAATGACACGAAGGGTataaatgatgaaagtaAAGAAGAGGATGGCGGAATAGACGAAAACAGCGGTGTAGAAGCTGCAGAGAGGAAACGTAAGCATATTAGCACAGACTTGTCGGATGAGGACTTAGAAAAGGAGACAcataatgatgaaattcCCCAGCCCATGGCAGAAAACATGATTAGTAAAGGGAGGGATTCAAGTACCACTCCAACCAGCAGACAGGaactggaagaaaaattggacCGTATCTTGAAGAAACCAAAAGTTAGGAGAACTAGAAGGGACGAAGACGATTTGGAACAGTACttagatgaaaaaattctgaGGCTTAAAGATGAAATGAATATTGCAGCTCAACTGGATATTGATACGTTAAACAAGAGGATAGAAACTGGAGATACCTCACTTATTGCCATGCAAAAGGTCAAGTTGTTGCCAAAAGTGGTAAGCGTGCTGTCAAAGGCAAATTTGGCCGACACCATTTTGGACAATAATTTACTTCAAAGTGTCAGGATATGGTTAGAGCCCTTGCCCGATGGATCTCTGccatcttttgaaattcaGAAATCGCTTTTTGCAGCTTTAAATGACCTTCCAGTGAAAACTGAACATCTGAAGGAAAGTGGTTTGGGGAGAGTGGTTATCTTTTACACGAAGTCTAAACGTGTTGAAGCTCAACTAGCTAGGTTGGCTGAAAAATTAATTGCTGAATGGACAAGACCTATTATCGGTGCTTCTGATAACTACAGAGATAAGAGAATAATGCAACTAGAGTTtgattctgaaaaattgagGAAGAAATCTGTTATGGACTCTGCCAAAAAtaggaaaaagaagaagtccAAGTCTGGTGAGGATCCTGCTTCTCGCGGTTCTTCAGTACAGACTTTGTACGAACAGGCGGCCGCAAGGAGAAACAGAGCTGCTGCACCAGCACAAACTACTACTGATTACAAGTATGCCCCTGTAAGTAACCTTAGCGCAGCACCTACAAGCGCAAGGGCTGTCGGTGTCGGTTCTACTTTAAATAACAGTGAGATGTACAAGAGATTGACCTCaagattgaacaaaaagcataaataa
- the TOM5 gene encoding Tom5p (similar to Saccharomyces cerevisiae TOM5 (YPR133W-A); ancestral locus Anc_3.469) — MFGLPQQEVSEEEKKAHQEQTEKTLKQAAYVAAFLWVSPMIWHVVKKQWK; from the coding sequence ATGTTTGGTCTACCTCAACAGGAAGTCtctgaagaagagaaaaaagctCATCAAGAACAAACAGAGAAAACCTTGAAACAGGCCGCGTACGTGGCTGCGTTTCTCTGGGTTTCTCCAATGATCTGGCATGTGGTGAAAAAGCAATGGAAATAA
- the MSS18 gene encoding Mss18p (similar to Saccharomyces cerevisiae MSS18 (YPR134W); ancestral locus Anc_3.470), protein MGLPEISFLQKSCILVELKLFYQTLLPPKELYWNHRITTELSKFSSIKYARPTFAVNNGTFQRERPKLDLILASSDVQKLATVLFNLRAFIMSGKASQSTVTMSTGIQANKEEISYLEQKHSRLIDAWSGDTEAQDSPFLRLQPDSNLLFAKRPVRCVNTTEDEDVNVSNGEFFKLHYNQHERRNAALVDEYSQPPIKKGDGQYGPNLIHFKPSLYYTYSSLPASMKLWLDGLEDNQKTLMEINDKSAENLDILLHGFKGFPYRNS, encoded by the coding sequence ATGGGGTTACCTGAAATTAGCTTCCTTCAAAAAAGCTGCATACTTGTGGAGCTGAaattattttatcaaaCATTGTTGCCACCCAAGGAACTGTATTGGAACCACCGAATAACTACAGAATTGAGCAAATTTTCTAGTATAAAGTACGCAAGGCCAACTTTTGCGGTAAACAATGGCACAtttcaaagagaaagaCCTAAACTAGACTTGATACTGGCTTCATCCGACGTTCAAAAACTGGCAACGGTTTTGTTCAATTTAAGAGCGTTCATAATGAGTGGCAAAGCGAGCCAGTCGACTGTAACTATGTCCACTGGCATTCAAGCAAATAAGGAAGAGATAAGTTACTTAGAACAGAAACACTCACGTCTGATAGATGCATGGAGTGGTGATACCGAGGCTCAAGACTCGCCTTTTCTTCGACTCCAACCGGATAGCAACCTATTATTTGCAAAGAGACCAGTACGTTGTGTTAATACTACGGAAGATGAGGATGTAAACGTATCTAATGGagagtttttcaaactgCACTACAATCAGCATGAAAGAAGGAACGCTGCTTTGGTCGATGAATATTCTCAACCGCCCATCAAGAAAGGAGACGGGCAATACGGGCCAAATTTAATTCACTTCAAACCTTCGTTGTACTATACGTATTCTTCCCTACCAGCAAGTATGAAACTTTGGTTAGATGGCTTAGAGGACAACCAAAAGACATTGATGGAAATTAACGATAAGTCTGCTGAAAATTTAGACATATTATTACATGGATTCAAAGGATTTCCGTACAGGAACAGTTAG
- the CTF4 gene encoding chromatin-binding protein CTF4 (similar to Saccharomyces cerevisiae CTF4 (YPR135W); ancestral locus Anc_3.473): MVSVIDKLVFDFGGKTIVSLAPDNNTLCVANKNGLTKILKTNNPEEEPETLDSSKLVSSIKCYSNSHFLMTTMQGDALKYNINSTQEELLARFALPLRDCCVIHSGKMGVFGGDDLELILLELDDEGHKKHTIKIDEQVSQISYNSQMNILAVSMINGKIQLFSLTSTIPNKVHELNDYIVANSYDDTHRDKILSNMTDDVDKDSDNDLNEAADLDENNVTDPEFCSSNRICTRVAWHPKGLHFALPCSDNTVKIFTIKGYSLKKTLTSNHSSTKAHLIDLQFDPLRGNYIAAVDLNNKLTVWNWETSEIHYTKEFKQKITNFAWKIQADSKTLDLILGTWSGNITIVQNLAESAATNIPDQSFVESSTKQGLFVDSDSDLENLERDGDADKSDKMFSDITQDQNTEDVFTQTHDGPSGVSEKRKYNFEDEEDFIDDDDGAGYISNKKPHNGNSYSRTRRNHSLPINLTSPAKFRYMPFSPAATPFGFTDRRYLTMNEVGYVSTVKNSEQYSITVSFFDVGRFREYHFEDLFGYDLCFLNEKGTLFGQSKTGQIQYRPHDSIHSNWTKIIPLKTGEKLTSIAATPVRVIIGTSLGYFRSFNKFGVPFSVEKTSPIVALTAQDYRVFSVHYSQFHGLSYSLFELGPSITKYYKRELPLPMNLPNFNSDMAKEANLDFYNFNPLGIKSLFFSSYGDPCIFGFDNTLLLLSKWRSSEESRWLPVLDSNMEIWKMSGGKETTDIHVWPLTLAYDTLNCILVKGKHIWPEFPLPLPSEMEIRIPVLVKSKLLEEKRALLNKKNEFEATGENEEEDDKEIEVPVYMAAEEEYLRTKVLSELLTDTLENDGEMYGNENDVLTALNGAYDKALLRLFATACSDQNVEKAFSLAYELKQDRALNAAAKISERAELVSLVKRINDIREARYEQQLK; the protein is encoded by the coding sequence ATGGTTTCGGTTATAGACAAGCTTGTTTTCGACTTTGGTGGCAAAACTATAGTCTCTCTCGCGCCAGACAATAACACTTTGTGTGTAGCTAATAAGAATGGCTTAACAAAGATCCTGAAGACGAATAACccagaagaagaaccagAGACACTAGATTCTTCCAAATTAGTCTCTTCTATTAAATGCTATTCAAActctcattttttgatgacCACAATGCAAGGTGATGCTCTAAAGTACAACATTAATTCTACTCAAGAAGAACTATTAGCTAGATTTGCTTTGCCCCTACGTGACTGCTGTGTGATTCATTCAGGTAAAATGGGCGTATTCGGAGGGGACGATTTAGAGCTAATCCTTTTGGAATTGGACGATGAAGGCCACAAAAAGCATACCATTAAAATCGATGAACAAGTTTCTCAAATTTCGTACAATTCACAAATGAATATTCTAGCAGTTTCAATGATAAACGGTAaaattcaacttttttcCCTAACATCCACTATTCCTAATAAAGTTCACGAGTTAAATGATTACATTGTAGCCAATTCATACGATGATACACACAGAGATAAGATACTCTCGAATATGACGGATGACGTCGATAAAGACAGCGATAATGACCTGAATGAAGCAGCTGATTTAGATGAGAACAATGTTACTGATCCAGAGTTTTGTTCTTCCAATAGGATATGTACAAGAGTAGCTTGGCATCCAAAGGGTCTACATTTTGCATTACCATGTTCTGATAATACGGTGAAAATATTTACCATAAAGGgttattctttgaaaaaaacattgaCGTCTAATCACTCTTCAACGAAGGCCCATTTAATTGACTTGCAATTCGACCCATTACGCGGGAATTATATTGCAGCAGTAGATTTAAATAATAAGCTTACTGTATGGAATTGGGAAACATCCGAAATCCACTACACAAAGGaatttaaacaaaaaattactaACTTTGCTTGGAAAATTCAAGCAGATTCTAAAACTCTAGATCTTATTTTAGGCACTTGGTCCGGTAATATAACTATTGTCCAAAATTTAGCAGAGTCCGCAGCAACAAATATACCTGATCAATCTTTCGTCGAATCTTCAACAAAACAGGGGCTTTTTGTGGATTCTGATTctgatttggaaaatttagAAAGAGATGGAGATGCAGACAAAAGCGACAAGATGTTTTCTGATATTACACAAGACCAAAATACAGAGGATGTGTTCACTCAAACTCATGACGGTCCCAGCGGAGTGagtgaaaagagaaaatacaatttcgaagatgaagaagactttattgatgacgatgatggtGCGGGCTATATCAGTAATAAAAAACCACATAATGGAAATTCTTACTCCAGAACACGTAGAAATCACTCGTTACCAATCAATTTGACGAGCCCAGCGAAATTTCGTTATATGCCGTTTTCTCCAGCAGCAACACCTTTTGGTTTTACCGATAGACGTTATTTAACAATGAATGAGGTAGGTTATGTATCTACTGTCAAGAATAGTGAACAATATAGCATAAcagtttcattttttgacgTTGGTCGTTTTCGGGAATACCACTTTGAGGACTTATTTGGTTACGATTTATGTTtcttaaatgaaaaaggcACCCTCTTTGGCCAATCCAAGACCGGACAGATACAATATAGGCCACACGATAGCATACACTCAAATTGGACCAAGATAATTCCTCTAAAAACTGGCGAGAAACTAACCAGTATAGCAGCTACCCCAGTTCGCGTTATTATTGGTACTTCGTTAGGCTATTTTAGAAGCTTTAATAAATTCGGGGTTCCATTCTCCGTTGAAAAGACATCTCCAATTGTAGCATTAACTGCCCAGGATTATAGAGTTTTTTCAGTACATTACTCGCAGTTTCATGGACTTTCGTACTCTTTATTCGAATTAGGCCCTTCGATTACAAAATACTATAAAAGAGAACTTCCACTTCCAATGAACTTACCAAATTTTAATTCTGATATGGCAAAAGAAGCAAATCTTGACTTCTATAATTTTAATCCGCTAGGTATAAAAagtttgttcttttcaagCTATGGCGATCCGTGCATTTTTGGTTTTGACAACACACttctattattatcaaAGTGGAGATCATCTGAAGAAAGCAGATGGCTACCTGTTCTCGATAGTAATATGGAAATATGGAAAATGTCAGGAGGAAAGGAAACGACCGATATACATGTTTGGCCTTTGACTTTGGCATATGACACATTAAACTGTATTCTAGTCAAAGGAAAACATATATGGCCTGAATTTCCTCTACCTTTGCCATCTGAAATGGAAATTAGGATACCAGTACTTGTTAAGAGCAAGTTGTTAGAAGAGAAGAGAGCtttattaaataaaaagaatgaatttgaagCTACAGGggaaaatgaagaggaagacgacaaagaaatagaagTTCCCGTTTATATGGCAGCAGAAGAAGAGTACCTGCGTACAAAGGTCTTATCAGAATTGCTGACGGATACGCTGGAAAATGATGGTGAAATGTACGGGAACGAAAATGACGTATTGACAGCATTAAATGGCGCATATGATAAGGCTTTGTTACGTCTATTTGCAACTGCATGCTCCGACCaaaatgttgaaaaagCTTTTTCGCTTGCTTATGAATTGAAGCAAGATAGAGCACTTAATGCAGCTGCTAAAATATCAGAAAGAGCTGAACTAGTCTCTCTCGTTAAAAGAATTAATGATATACGGGAAGCTAGATATGAACAGCAACTGAAATAA
- the RRP9 gene encoding ribosomal RNA-processing protein RRP9 (similar to Saccharomyces cerevisiae RRP9 (YPR137W); ancestral locus Anc_3.474): MSDVTQQKKRKRSREEVDRSRPTVDEEITDPSSNEDEQPEVTDEEDALESEEEFEGENPADKRRRLAKQYLENLKSEANEILIDGGDEAEKDSKHTKERTVDEYNNFDAGDLDKDIIASRLKEDVAEQQGRVFRHFADKLLISEAKKSFTRVGENNLTCISCFQPVLNKYTFEESSNGDKNKGRSFAYTVSKDLQLTKYDITDFSQRPKKLKYAKGGAKYIPTSKHEYENTTEGHYDEILTVAASPDGKYVVTGGKDRKLIVWSTESLSPVKVIPTKDRRGEVLSLAFRKNSDQLYASCADYKIRTYSINQFSQLEILYGHHDIVEDISALAMERCVTVGARDRTAMLWKIPDETRLTFRGGDEPQKLLKRWMKDNAKEREDGEVEYPDESEAPLFFCEGSIDVVSMVDDSHFITGSDNGSICLWSLAKKKPIFTERIAHGILSAPSSNDISGETDEELRKRQLQGKKLLQPFWITSLYAIPYSNVFISGSWDGSLKIWKIGDNLRSFELLGELTGAKGVVTKIQVVESGKHGKEKFRILASVAKEHRLGRWTAKVPGARNGIYSAVIDQTGF; encoded by the coding sequence ATGTCAGATGTTACccaacaaaagaagaggaagagatCTAGAGAAGAAGTTGATCGTTCGAGACCCACAgtagatgaagaaattacaGATCCATCCTCAAACGAAGATGAACAACCAGAAGTTaccgatgaagaagatgcaTTAGaatctgaagaagaatttgaagGAGAAAATCCAGCcgacaaaagaagaaggctCGCCAAACAATACTTAGAGAATCTAAAAAGTGAAGCCAATGAGATTTTAATTGATGGAGGAGATGAGGCAGAAAAAGATTCAAAGCATACCAAGGAAAGAACAGTCGATGAATACAATAACTTTGACGCTGGTGATTTAGATAAGGACATCATTGCATCCAGGTTAAAAGAAGACGTCGCTGAACAGCAAGGTCGAGTCTTTAGACATTTTGCTGATAAACTTCTGATTTCTGAAGCAAAAAAGAGTTTTACAAGGGTAGGCGAAAATAATCTTACTTGTATTAGTTGTTTTCAACCAGTTCTAAACAAATATACCTTCGAGGAATCATCTAATGGAGATAAGAACAAAGGTAGATCATTTGCTTATACAGTAAGCAAAGActtacaacttactaagTATGACATCACTGACTTTAGCCAAAGACCAAAAAAACTTAAGTATGCTAAAGGTGGAGCAAAATACATACCTACGAGTAAGCATGAATATGAGAATACCACAGAAGGCCATTATGACGAAATTTTAACTGTAGCGGCTTCGCCTGATGGGAAGTATGTCGTCACGGGTGGGAAAGATAGAAAACTAATTGTATGGAGCACTGAATCCTTGTCCCCCGTTAAAGTTATTCCTACAAAGGACCGCCGAGGAGAAGTTTTGTCTTTGGCGttcagaaaaaattctgatCAGTTATATGCATCATGCGCAGACTATAAGATAAGAACATATTCAATAAACCAGTTTTCCCAGTTGGAGATTCTCTATGGACATCATGATATAGTAGAAGATATATCTGCTTTGGCCATGGAGAGATGTGTTACCGTTGGTGCCCGTGATAGAACAGCTATGCTTTGGAAGATTCCAGATGAGACCAGATTGACATTTAGAGGTGGTGATGAACCTCAAAAATTACTAAAGAGATGGATGAAAGACAACGCAAAGGAGAGAGAAGATGGAGAAGTCGAATATCCTGATGAATCAGAAGCACCTTTGTTTTTCTGTGAAGGTAGTATTGACGTTGTGAGCATGGTAGATGATTCTCATTTCATAACCGGTTCTGACAATGGTAGTATATGTCTGTGGTCTCtggcgaaaaaaaaacctatTTTCACTGAAAGAATTGCACATGGCATTTTATCAGCACCCTCTTCAAATGACATATCAGGGGAAACAGATGAGGAGTTGAGGAAAAGACAGCTGCAAGGTAAAAAACTATTGCAACCATTTTGGATCACGTCTCTTTATGCTATTCCATACTCGAATGTATTTATATCAGGCTCATGGGATGGATCCTTGAAAATCTGGAAAATTGGCGATAATCTAAGATCATTTGAGTTGCTAGGTGAATTAACAGGCGCTAAAGGTGTAGTAACCAAGATTCAAGTTGTAGAGAGTGGTAAACATGGTAAAGAGAAGTTCCGTATCTTGGCTAGTGTGGCTAAAGAACATAGACTTGGTAGATGGACTGCAAAAGTCCCAGGTGCCAGAAATGGTATATACTCTGCTGTCATTGATCAAACAGGCTTTTAG
- the MEP3 gene encoding ammonium permease MEP3 (similar to Saccharomyces cerevisiae MEP1 (YGR121C) and MEP3 (YPR138C); ancestral locus Anc_3.475) — protein MARGDGHLWTETYDSSTVAFMILGAALVFFMVPGLGFLYSGLARRKSALALIWVVIMATLVGILQWYFWGYSLAFSKTATNNKFIGNLDSFGFRNVYGKSSDDSTYPELVYAIFQMMFMCVALSIIAGATAERGKLFPHMVFLFVFATLVYCPMTYWIWAPGGWAFQWGVLDWAGGGNIEILSAVAGFVYSYFLGRRKENLLINFRPHNVSMVTLGTCILWFGWLLFNAASSLSPNMRSVYAFMNTCLSATTGGMIWCLLDYRSEKKWSTVGLCSGIICGLVAATPSSGCITLYGSLIQGIIAGIVCNFATKIKYYLKVDDSLDLLAEHGIAGVVGLIFNALFAADWVIGMDGTTKHKGGWLTHNWKQMYIQIAYIGASAGYCAVVTALICFVLGKIPGVQLRVTEEAEALGLDEDQIGEFAYDYVEVRRDYYQWGVDTDALHTTYHGANPAAEINPIEESQNSSLSSATVNGQSEKTNNPNLHK, from the coding sequence ATGGCTCGTGGGGACGGACATCTATGGACAGAGACATATGATAGTTCCACTGTTGCTTTTATGATTCTAGGTGCCGCTCTGGTTTTCTTTATGGTACCAGGGTTAGGTTTCCTTTATTCTGGTTTggcaagaagaaaatcagCGCTGGCTTTAATTTGGGTGGTGATAATGGCTACCTTGGTCGGTATACTACAATGGTATTTTTGGGGTTATTCATTAGCGTTTTCTAAGACCGCGACAAATAACAAATTCATCGGAAATCTAGATTCATTTGGGTTCAGAAACGTTTATGGTAAAAGCTCAGATGATTCCACATACCCTGAGCTTGTTTAtgccatttttcaaatgatgTTTATGTGTGTTGCATTGAGTATTATAGCCGGTGCGACAGCGGAAAGAGGTAAGCTTTTTCCACATAtggttttcctttttgtttttgcaACTTTAGTTTACTGCCCTATGACCTATTGGATATGGGCCCCCGGTGGGTGGGCTTTCCAATGGGGAGTCTTGGACTGGGCTGGCGGTGGGAATATCGAGATTCTTAGTGCTGTGGCTGGTTTTGTTTATTCCTATTTTCTAGgaagaaggaaagaaaatctacTCATTAATTTTAGACCGCATAATGTTTCCATGGTAACCTTGGGTACTTGTATCCTTTGGTTTGGCTGGCTGCTTTTCAATGCCGCAAGCTCCCTGTCACCAAATATGAGATCAGTTTATGCTTTTATGAACACGTGCCTCAGCGCAACCACGGGAGGAATGATCTGGTGTTTATTAGATTATCGctctgaaaagaaatggtcCACCGTTGGGTTATGTTCAGGTATCATCTGTGGTTTAGTTGCGGCCACCCCTAGCTCTGGTTGTATCACTCTTTATGGTTCTTTGATTCAAGGTATAATAGCAGGTATTGTTTGTAATTTTGCAACAAAgataaaatattatttaaaaGTGGATGATTCTTTGGATTTGTTGGCAGAACATGGTATCGCTGGTGTGGTGGGGCTAATTTTCAACGCTCTATTTGCTGCTGATTGGGTTATTGGGATGGACGGCACTACCAAGCATAAAGGTGGCTGGTTAACGCATAATTGGAAACAAATGTATATTCAAATCGCTTATATCGGTGCTTCTGCTGGCTATTGCGCCGTGGTTACAGCTCTAATTTGTTTTGTATTAGGCAAAATTCCCGGTGTTCAGTTAAGAGTTACAGAGGAAGCCGAGGCTTTGGGGCTGGATGAAGATCAAATCGGTGAATTTGCTTACGATTATGTGGAAGTCAGAAGAGATTACTACCAGTGGGGGGTAGATACTGATGCCCTTCACACTACATACCACGGCGCTAATCCGGCGGCTGAGATAAACCCCATTGAGGAGAGCCAAAACTCTTCACTATCATCGGCTACGGTTAATGGTCAGAGTGAAAAAACTAATAATCCTAACCTGCATAAATGA
- the LOA1 gene encoding lysophosphatidic acid acyltransferase LOA1 (similar to Saccharomyces cerevisiae LOA1 (YPR139C); ancestral locus Anc_3.477) has protein sequence MEKYTNWRDNGTGIAPFLPNTIIKPSRMMTACSLVILILKTIIMLPLIIFYLSTGQNSILGLILKFMFSWKEEVSVQGTKKRDVKKSKDYPQKGKLYICNCSSPLDAFSAVLLAQGPVSLLVPCNDIIYKVSIKEFIKFILDGGLDIKLYGHEIAELSQLSNTVNFMFAEGTSCNGKSVLPFSITGKKLKQFIDPSLATMNPVMAQSRKFELQTIQIKTNKTAITTLPISSMEYLSRLLNKGIHVKCKINEQQVISDDLQELRIALNGGDRYKLVSRKLNVEAKKNFVKQFSNDQRKKRD, from the coding sequence atggaaaagtaCACAAATTGGAGAGACAATGGCACAGGAATAGCTCCATTTCTACCAAACACAATCATCAAACCCAGTAGGATGATGACGGCGTGTTCGTTGGTCAtcttgatattgaagacTATTATAATGCTACCATTGATTATCTTTTATCTTTCAACTGGCCAGAACAGCATACTGGGTTTGATATTGAAGTTTATGTTCAGCTGGAAGGAGGAAGTTAGCGTACAGGGAACCAAGAAACGTGACGTAAAAAAATCCAAGGATTACCCACAGAAAGGCAAGCTTTACATTTGCAATTGCTCCTCACCTTTGGATGCATTTTCAGCAGTATTATTGGCTCAGGGACCTGTTTCATTGCTGGTGCCCTGCAAtgatattatatataaagttTCTATAAAAGAATTCATTAAATTCATTCTTGACGGTGGGTTAGACATCAAGTTGTATGGTCACGAGATAGCAGAGTTGTCTCAATTGAGCAACACTGTAAATTTTATGTTTGCCGAGGGGACCTCATGTAATGGTAAAAGCGTTTTGCCCTTTAGTATAACcggaaaaaaattaaaacaATTCATCGACCCTTCACTGGCTACCATGAATCCTGTGATGGCCCAAAGCAGAAAATTCGAGCTGCAGACCATCCAAATCAAAACTAATAAAACCGCCATCACCACACTGCCCATCTCCAGTATGGAATACCTATCGAGACTTTTAAACAAGGGCATTCATGTTAAATGCAAAATCAATGAGCAACAAGTGATCTCAGACGATCTACAGGAATTGCGTATTGCGCTAAATGGCGGAGACAGATATAAACTAGTTTCGAGAAAACTAAATGTTGAAGCCAAGAAGAATTTCGTGAAACAGTTTTCCAATGATCAACGCAAAAAGAGAGACTGA